A single genomic interval of Cellvibrio sp. PSBB023 harbors:
- the rpoC gene encoding DNA-directed RNA polymerase subunit beta', which translates to MKDLLNLLKSQGQVEEFDSIRISLASPEMIRSWSFGEVKKPETINYRTFKPEREGLFCAKIFGPVKDYECLCGKYKRMKHRGIICEKCGVEVTLAKVRRERMGHIELASPVAHIWFLKSLPSRIGLLLDMTLRDIERVLYFESYVVTEPGMTTLERGQLLSDEQYFEAMEEFGDEFEAQMGAEAIQTLMRAIDLESEIQRLREEIPNTTSETKIKKYSKRLKLLEAFFFSGNKPEWMVMEVLPVLPPDLRPLVPLDGGRFATSDLNDLYRRVINRNNRLKRLLDLNAPDIIVRNEKRMLQEAVDALLDNGRRGRAITGSNKRPLKSLADMIKGKQGRFRQNLLGKRVDYSGRSVIVVGPTLRLHQCGLPKKMALELFKPFIFSKLELRGLATTIKAAKKMVEREEAVVWDILDEVIREHPVLLNRAPTLHRLGIQAFEPVLIEGKAIQLHPLVCSAYNADFDGDQMAVHVPLTIEAQLEARALMMSTNNILSPASGEPIIVPSQDVVLGLYWMTRDRVNAKGENMIFADTAEVSRAYYSKQVDLQARIKVRLVETLIGAEGERTSETKLVETTVGRVLLWEIVPPGIPLEMINRPMVKKAISAVINYCYRVVGLKATVIFADRLMYMGYDFSTKSGSSIGVNDFTIPAAKAEIIGRADAEVKEIETQYASGLVTQGEKYNKVIDIWSRANDLVAKSMMEGISKEAVINRDGVEELQPSFNSVFMYADSGARGSPAQIRQLAGMRGLMARPDGSIIETPIKANFREGLNVLQYFISTHGARKGLADTALKTANSGYLTRRLVDVAQDLVVTLQDCGTDEGLTMSPVIEGGDVIESLGDRILGRIIARDVIRPGTDEILVPAGTMIDEAWVERVEAMGIDEVLVRSPITCEARSGICSMCYGRDLARGHRVNVGEAVGVIAAQSIGEPGTQLTMRTFHIGGAASRASAADSVQVKQEGTVRLLNVKVVSNPAGNLVAVSRSGELAIADSSGRERERYKIPYGALITVKDGEAVKGGQIIAKWDPHTHPIVSEVAGTVAFSGMEDGLSIRRQTDELTGLSSIEVLDPAERPSAGKDLRPAVTLVDAKGKELFLANTNVPAHYMLPAKAILSINNHDIINVGDIIARIPQEGSKTRDITGGLPRVADLFEARRPKEPSILAEISGTVSFGKETKGKRRLIITPVDGQLLPDGSTHYEVLIPKHRQLTVFEGEMVAKGEVVSDGPSNPHDILRLQGVEALARYITNEIQDVYRLQGVKINDKHIETIVRQMLRKVEITTMGDSTFVKGEQVEYNQLLEENEKLRAEARQPANYERQLLGITKASLATESFISAASFQETTRVLTEAAVTGKKDALRGLKENVVVGRLIPAGTGLAYHSDRKRRREAAQVQDVGVSAEDVEAALTEALKSSIG; encoded by the coding sequence TTGAAAGACTTACTGAATTTACTCAAGTCCCAGGGACAGGTCGAAGAATTCGACTCTATTCGTATTAGCTTGGCATCACCTGAAATGATTCGTTCATGGTCGTTTGGCGAAGTGAAAAAGCCGGAGACTATCAACTACCGTACCTTCAAACCAGAGCGTGAAGGTTTGTTCTGCGCCAAGATTTTTGGACCAGTAAAAGATTACGAATGCTTGTGCGGTAAGTACAAGCGCATGAAACATCGCGGCATTATCTGTGAGAAGTGTGGCGTTGAAGTAACCTTGGCTAAAGTGCGCCGTGAGCGTATGGGCCACATTGAGTTGGCTAGCCCGGTTGCGCATATCTGGTTTTTGAAATCACTGCCGAGCCGTATTGGTTTGTTGCTGGATATGACGCTGCGTGATATCGAGCGCGTTCTGTATTTTGAATCCTACGTAGTGACCGAGCCAGGTATGACTACCTTGGAGCGTGGTCAATTGCTTTCTGACGAGCAATACTTTGAAGCCATGGAAGAATTCGGTGACGAATTCGAAGCGCAAATGGGTGCTGAAGCCATTCAAACCTTGATGCGTGCTATCGATTTGGAATCAGAAATCCAACGTCTGCGCGAAGAAATCCCGAACACCACCAGCGAAACCAAAATTAAGAAGTACTCCAAGCGCTTGAAGCTGTTGGAAGCATTCTTCTTCTCTGGCAACAAGCCCGAGTGGATGGTAATGGAAGTGTTGCCGGTATTGCCGCCGGATTTGCGTCCATTGGTTCCATTGGACGGCGGCCGTTTTGCGACTTCCGACCTGAACGATTTGTACCGTCGCGTAATCAACCGTAACAACCGTTTGAAGCGCCTGCTGGACTTGAATGCACCCGACATTATCGTGCGCAACGAAAAGCGTATGCTGCAAGAAGCGGTAGATGCGCTGCTCGATAACGGCCGTCGTGGTCGTGCGATTACTGGTTCGAACAAGCGTCCGCTGAAATCATTGGCAGACATGATCAAAGGTAAGCAAGGTCGTTTCCGTCAAAACCTGCTCGGTAAGCGTGTTGACTACTCAGGTCGTTCGGTGATCGTAGTAGGTCCAACCCTGCGTCTGCATCAGTGCGGTCTGCCGAAGAAAATGGCGTTGGAACTGTTCAAGCCGTTTATTTTCAGCAAGCTCGAGTTGCGTGGTTTGGCGACCACGATTAAAGCCGCCAAGAAAATGGTTGAGCGCGAAGAAGCTGTCGTGTGGGATATCCTCGACGAAGTGATCCGCGAGCATCCGGTTCTCCTGAACCGTGCACCAACTCTTCACCGTCTTGGTATCCAGGCGTTTGAGCCAGTGCTGATTGAAGGTAAAGCAATCCAACTGCACCCACTCGTATGTTCTGCGTACAACGCCGACTTCGATGGTGACCAGATGGCTGTTCACGTTCCACTGACCATTGAAGCTCAGTTGGAAGCTCGTGCATTGATGATGTCAACCAACAACATCCTTTCTCCCGCATCAGGTGAGCCAATCATCGTTCCTTCGCAGGACGTGGTATTGGGCTTGTATTGGATGACCCGTGATCGTGTTAATGCCAAAGGCGAGAACATGATTTTTGCAGATACTGCAGAAGTGTCACGTGCCTATTACTCCAAACAAGTTGACCTGCAAGCACGCATCAAAGTGCGTTTGGTTGAAACCCTCATTGGTGCTGAAGGCGAAAGAACTAGCGAGACCAAATTGGTAGAAACTACCGTGGGTCGCGTATTGCTGTGGGAAATCGTTCCGCCAGGTATTCCTCTGGAAATGATCAATCGCCCAATGGTTAAGAAAGCGATTTCTGCAGTTATTAACTATTGCTATCGCGTAGTCGGCTTGAAGGCTACGGTTATTTTTGCTGACCGTTTGATGTACATGGGCTATGACTTCTCTACCAAGTCAGGTTCTTCTATTGGCGTTAATGACTTCACTATTCCTGCTGCCAAGGCTGAAATCATCGGTCGTGCTGATGCAGAAGTAAAAGAAATCGAAACCCAATATGCTTCTGGTCTGGTAACTCAGGGCGAGAAATACAACAAGGTTATCGATATTTGGTCCCGTGCCAACGATTTGGTTGCCAAATCGATGATGGAAGGTATCTCCAAAGAAGCTGTTATTAACCGTGATGGCGTTGAAGAATTACAGCCTTCATTTAACTCCGTATTTATGTACGCCGACTCAGGTGCGCGTGGTTCGCCCGCACAGATTCGTCAGTTGGCCGGTATGCGTGGTTTGATGGCACGTCCTGATGGCTCGATCATCGAGACTCCTATTAAAGCAAACTTCCGTGAAGGCTTGAACGTACTCCAGTACTTCATTTCAACACACGGTGCGCGTAAAGGTTTGGCGGATACTGCATTGAAAACGGCAAACTCCGGTTACCTGACTCGTCGTTTGGTTGACGTTGCACAAGATCTGGTGGTTACCCTGCAAGATTGTGGTACCGATGAAGGCCTGACTATGTCACCGGTTATTGAAGGTGGTGATGTTATTGAGTCTTTGGGTGACCGTATCCTCGGTCGTATTATTGCGCGCGATGTGATTCGTCCGGGTACTGATGAGATTCTGGTTCCTGCCGGCACCATGATCGACGAAGCTTGGGTTGAGCGTGTTGAAGCCATGGGTATCGACGAAGTATTGGTGCGCTCACCAATTACTTGTGAAGCACGCAGTGGCATCTGCTCTATGTGTTACGGTCGTGACCTGGCTCGTGGTCATCGTGTTAACGTTGGCGAAGCAGTTGGTGTTATTGCTGCCCAGTCAATCGGTGAACCAGGTACCCAGCTGACCATGCGTACCTTCCACATTGGTGGTGCGGCATCGCGAGCGTCTGCGGCCGATAGCGTACAAGTTAAACAAGAAGGTACTGTGCGCCTGTTGAACGTGAAGGTTGTAAGCAACCCTGCGGGCAATCTGGTAGCTGTATCTCGTTCAGGCGAATTGGCGATTGCTGATAGCAGTGGCCGTGAGCGTGAGCGTTACAAGATTCCTTACGGTGCATTGATCACCGTTAAAGATGGAGAGGCAGTTAAAGGCGGTCAAATTATCGCTAAATGGGATCCGCATACTCACCCGATTGTATCGGAAGTGGCAGGTACTGTTGCTTTCTCTGGTATGGAAGACGGTCTTTCTATCCGTCGCCAGACCGACGAGTTGACTGGTTTGAGCTCTATTGAAGTATTGGATCCGGCCGAGCGTCCATCTGCCGGTAAAGATCTGCGCCCAGCGGTAACTCTGGTGGATGCAAAAGGCAAAGAGTTGTTCCTGGCTAACACCAATGTGCCTGCTCACTACATGCTGCCAGCCAAGGCGATTTTGAGTATCAACAACCACGACATCATCAATGTTGGTGACATTATTGCGCGTATTCCGCAAGAAGGTTCCAAGACTCGTGATATCACCGGTGGTCTGCCGCGCGTTGCTGACTTGTTTGAAGCGCGTCGTCCGAAAGAGCCGTCAATCCTGGCGGAAATCTCCGGTACTGTGAGCTTCGGTAAAGAGACCAAGGGCAAACGTCGTTTGATTATTACTCCTGTGGATGGTCAATTGTTACCAGACGGTTCGACCCATTACGAAGTGCTGATTCCGAAACATCGCCAATTGACCGTATTTGAAGGTGAGATGGTTGCCAAGGGTGAAGTTGTTTCTGATGGCCCAAGCAATCCGCACGATATCTTGCGCCTGCAAGGTGTTGAGGCGCTGGCGCGTTACATCACCAACGAAATTCAGGATGTTTATCGCTTGCAAGGTGTAAAAATCAACGATAAGCACATTGAGACCATCGTGCGTCAAATGTTGCGTAAAGTTGAAATCACCACCATGGGCGACTCTACCTTCGTGAAAGGTGAGCAAGTTGAGTACAACCAACTGCTGGAAGAAAACGAAAAGCTGCGTGCAGAAGCTCGCCAGCCTGCCAACTACGAGCGTCAGCTGCTGGGTATCACCAAGGCATCTCTGGCAACTGAATCGTTTATTTCGGCGGCATCCTTCCAGGAGACAACACGCGTTCTGACGGAAGCGGCGGTAACAGGCAAGAAAGATGCCTTGCGCGGCCTGAAAGAGAACGTAGTGGTTGGTCGATTGATTCCTGCCGGTACCGGTTTGGCATATCACTCCGACCGTAAGCGTCGCCGTGAAGCTGCACAAGTACAAGATGTGGGTGTGAGTGCTGAAGATGTTGAAGCAGCACTGACCGAAGCATTGAAATCAAGCATTGGTTAA
- the rpsL gene encoding 30S ribosomal protein S12: MPTINQLVRKPRKRIVDKSDVPALQGNPQRRGVCTRVYTTTPKKPNSALRKVCRVRLTNGFEVSSYIGGEGHNLQEHSVVLIRGGRVKDLPGVRYHTVRGSLDTSGVAKRRQGRSKYGAKRPK; the protein is encoded by the coding sequence ATGCCGACGATCAACCAGTTGGTTCGTAAGCCAAGAAAACGTATCGTAGACAAGAGCGATGTTCCTGCTCTGCAAGGCAATCCGCAAAGACGCGGTGTTTGCACTCGCGTTTATACGACTACACCTAAAAAGCCAAACTCAGCATTGCGTAAAGTATGCCGTGTTCGTTTGACCAATGGTTTTGAAGTGTCTTCCTATATCGGCGGTGAAGGCCATAACTTGCAAGAGCACAGCGTGGTGCTGATCCGTGGCGGTCGTGTAAAAGACTTGCCGGGTGTGCGTTACCACACTGTACGCGGTTCACTGGATACTTCTGGTGTTGCCAAGCGTAGACAAGGTCGCTCCAAATACGGTGCAAAACGTCCTAAGTAA
- the rpsG gene encoding 30S ribosomal protein S7 → MPRRRVVAKRDTLPDPKYGNVTLAKFMNHVMISGKKSVAERIIYGAMDIVKTKLNRDPLEVFSEALENIAPLVEVKSRRVGGATYQVPVEVRASRRTALAMRWLVDYSRKRGEKSMPARLAGELMDAAQGKGAAVKKREDVHRMAEANKAFSHFRF, encoded by the coding sequence ATGCCAAGAAGACGAGTCGTCGCCAAACGCGACACGCTGCCGGATCCAAAATACGGCAACGTGACTCTGGCGAAATTTATGAACCACGTGATGATCAGTGGTAAGAAATCGGTAGCAGAGCGCATTATTTATGGCGCTATGGATATCGTTAAAACCAAATTGAATCGTGACCCTCTGGAGGTTTTCTCTGAGGCTCTCGAGAACATCGCTCCGCTGGTTGAAGTTAAATCTCGCCGTGTGGGTGGTGCAACTTACCAAGTTCCAGTTGAAGTTCGTGCTTCTCGCCGTACTGCACTGGCAATGCGTTGGTTGGTGGATTACTCCCGTAAGCGCGGTGAGAAATCCATGCCTGCGCGTTTGGCAGGTGAGTTGATGGATGCTGCACAAGGTAAAGGCGCTGCGGTTAAAAAGCGTGAAGACGTTCACCGCATGGCTGAAGCGAACAAAGCGTTCTCGCACTTCCGTTTCTAA
- the fusA gene encoding elongation factor G, which produces MARKTPIARYRNIGICAHVDAGKTTTTERILFYTGLSHKLGEVHDGAATTDWMVQEQERGITITSAAVTTFWSGMAGQYDEHRINVIDTPGHVDFTIEVERSLRVLDGAVVVLCGSSGVQPQTETVWRQANKYEVPRMVFVNKMDRTGANFMRVVEQLKSRLGANPVPLQMTIGSEDEFKGVVDLVKMRAIIWNEADQGMTFSYESIPADMQATCEKMREFLVESAAESSEELMEKYLGGEELTEDEIRAGIRARTLANEIIPVLGGSAFKNKGVQAMLDAVIEYLPAPTEVKAIEGVLEDGETVATRVASDDEPFAALAFKIATDPFVGTLTFFRVYSGTLESGDTVLNSVKGKKERVGRMVQMHANQRNEIKEVLAGDIAAGIGFKDCTTGDTLCDINNVIVLERMDFPEPVIHVAVEPKTKVDQEKMGVALSKLAQEDPSFRVRTDEETGQTIIGGMGELHLDIIVDRMRREFGVEANIGKPQVAYREAIRNTCEIEGKFVRQSGGRGQFGHCWIRFSPGADESAEGLEFVNEVVGGVVPKEFIPAIQKGIAEQMQNGVLAGYPLLGLKAVVFDGSYHDVDSSEMAFKIAASMATKKLAQKGGAVLLEPIMKVEVVTPEVNMGDVVGDLNRRRGLILGMDEGVMGKVVDAEVPLSEMFGYATALRSATQGRATYTMEFLKYQEAPRNVADEVIAKGKMQRDEE; this is translated from the coding sequence GTGGCACGTAAAACACCTATCGCACGTTATCGAAACATTGGTATTTGTGCGCATGTTGATGCAGGCAAAACGACTACGACTGAGCGAATTCTGTTTTATACCGGTCTGTCTCACAAATTGGGTGAGGTGCATGACGGTGCGGCCACCACAGACTGGATGGTTCAAGAGCAAGAGCGCGGGATTACCATTACCTCGGCAGCTGTTACCACTTTTTGGAGCGGTATGGCCGGGCAATACGATGAGCATAGAATCAATGTAATTGATACTCCAGGGCACGTGGACTTTACCATTGAGGTGGAGCGTTCATTGCGTGTTTTGGATGGTGCCGTGGTGGTCCTGTGTGGATCATCGGGCGTACAGCCACAAACTGAAACAGTATGGCGTCAAGCTAACAAATACGAAGTGCCACGCATGGTGTTTGTTAACAAGATGGACCGTACTGGCGCTAACTTCATGCGTGTGGTTGAGCAGTTAAAGTCACGTCTAGGTGCCAATCCTGTTCCGTTGCAAATGACGATTGGTAGCGAAGATGAGTTCAAAGGTGTTGTTGATCTGGTAAAAATGCGCGCCATCATCTGGAATGAGGCCGATCAGGGGATGACATTTAGCTATGAGTCAATTCCTGCGGATATGCAGGCTACTTGCGAGAAAATGCGCGAGTTTTTGGTTGAATCAGCCGCTGAGTCCAGTGAAGAACTGATGGAAAAGTATCTGGGCGGTGAAGAGCTCACTGAGGATGAAATAAGAGCAGGTATTCGTGCTCGCACCCTGGCCAACGAAATTATTCCGGTACTGGGTGGTTCTGCTTTCAAAAATAAGGGTGTTCAGGCGATGCTTGATGCCGTTATTGAATACTTGCCAGCCCCAACTGAAGTTAAGGCTATCGAGGGGGTGCTCGAAGATGGCGAGACAGTAGCTACGCGAGTGGCGAGTGATGATGAACCCTTTGCGGCGCTCGCATTCAAGATTGCAACAGACCCATTTGTGGGTACATTGACCTTTTTCCGTGTGTATTCCGGCACCCTGGAGTCGGGTGACACTGTTCTGAACTCAGTGAAAGGCAAGAAAGAGCGCGTAGGCCGCATGGTGCAAATGCATGCCAACCAGCGTAACGAAATTAAAGAAGTATTGGCGGGTGACATTGCGGCGGGTATAGGTTTCAAGGATTGCACTACGGGCGATACCTTGTGTGATATCAACAATGTCATCGTGCTGGAGCGCATGGATTTCCCTGAACCGGTAATTCATGTTGCGGTGGAGCCAAAAACCAAAGTTGATCAGGAAAAAATGGGTGTTGCCTTGAGTAAGCTTGCTCAGGAGGATCCTTCGTTCCGCGTGCGTACCGATGAAGAGACTGGGCAGACCATTATTGGCGGTATGGGTGAGTTGCATCTCGACATCATTGTTGATCGTATGCGTCGTGAGTTTGGTGTTGAGGCGAATATCGGTAAACCTCAAGTTGCATATCGCGAAGCAATTCGTAACACCTGTGAGATTGAAGGTAAGTTTGTTCGTCAATCGGGTGGGCGCGGTCAATTTGGGCACTGCTGGATTCGCTTTTCACCGGGTGCAGATGAAAGTGCTGAAGGGCTTGAGTTCGTGAATGAGGTTGTGGGAGGTGTTGTTCCCAAAGAGTTCATTCCAGCAATCCAAAAAGGTATTGCTGAGCAAATGCAAAATGGTGTTTTGGCCGGCTATCCATTGCTTGGCCTTAAAGCTGTAGTGTTTGATGGTTCCTATCATGATGTTGACTCATCCGAGATGGCGTTTAAAATTGCGGCGTCTATGGCGACCAAAAAGCTCGCGCAGAAAGGTGGTGCTGTTCTGCTTGAGCCAATCATGAAGGTTGAGGTTGTTACCCCGGAAGTTAACATGGGTGACGTAGTGGGTGACTTGAATCGCCGTCGTGGTCTCATTCTCGGTATGGATGAGGGTGTGATGGGCAAGGTGGTTGATGCTGAGGTTCCGCTGTCGGAAATGTTCGGCTACGCAACGGCGTTGCGTTCGGCTACTCAGGGGCGTGCTACCTACACCATGGAATTCTTGAAGTACCAAGAAGCTCCTCGCAATGTTGCTGATGAAGTGATTGCGAAGGGTAAAATGCAAAGAGACGAAGAATAG
- the tuf gene encoding elongation factor Tu, producing MAKEKFERNKPHVNVGTIGHVDHGKTTLTAALTRVCAESWGGAFVGYDGIDNAPEEKARGITINTSHVEYDSPTRHYAHVDCPGHADYVKNMITGAAQMDGAILVCGATDGPMPQTREHILLSRQVGVPYIVVFLNKADLLAEDCGGVGTEEYNEMLELVEMELRELLSTYDFPGDDTPIIAGSALMALNGEDENGLGTSAVRKLVESLDSYIPEPVRAIDQPFLMPVEDVFSISGRGTVVTGRVERGVVKVGEEIAIVGLKDTVKTTCTGVEMFRKLLDEGRAGENVGVLLRGTKRDDVERGQVLCKPGSVTPHTKFESEVYVLSKEEGGRHTPFFKGYRPQFYFRTTDVTGAVELPEGVEMVMPGDNIKMVVTLIHPIAMEDGLRFAIREGGRTVGAGVVAKIIQ from the coding sequence GTGGCTAAAGAGAAGTTTGAACGTAACAAGCCCCACGTCAACGTGGGCACCATTGGTCACGTTGACCACGGTAAAACCACTCTGACAGCAGCGCTGACTCGCGTTTGTGCAGAAAGCTGGGGTGGCGCGTTTGTTGGTTATGATGGTATCGATAACGCACCTGAAGAAAAGGCGCGCGGTATTACCATTAATACCTCTCACGTGGAATATGACTCACCAACTCGCCACTACGCGCACGTTGACTGCCCAGGCCACGCCGACTATGTGAAGAACATGATCACCGGTGCTGCCCAGATGGACGGTGCAATTCTGGTGTGTGGTGCAACTGATGGTCCAATGCCACAAACTCGTGAACACATCCTGCTGTCTCGTCAGGTAGGCGTTCCTTACATCGTAGTATTCCTGAACAAGGCTGACTTGTTGGCAGAAGACTGTGGTGGTGTGGGTACTGAAGAGTACAACGAAATGTTGGAATTGGTAGAAATGGAGCTGCGTGAGCTGCTGTCTACCTATGACTTCCCAGGCGATGATACCCCAATTATTGCTGGTTCTGCGCTGATGGCGTTGAATGGCGAAGATGAAAACGGTTTGGGTACCTCTGCGGTACGTAAGCTGGTTGAGTCTCTGGACAGCTACATCCCTGAGCCAGTACGTGCAATTGATCAGCCATTCCTGATGCCAGTAGAAGACGTATTCTCTATCTCTGGTCGCGGTACTGTAGTAACTGGCCGTGTAGAGCGTGGTGTTGTTAAAGTTGGTGAAGAGATCGCGATCGTTGGTCTGAAAGACACCGTTAAAACCACCTGTACTGGTGTTGAAATGTTCCGCAAGCTGCTTGACGAAGGTCGCGCCGGTGAGAACGTTGGTGTTCTGTTGCGTGGTACCAAGCGTGATGATGTTGAGCGTGGCCAAGTTCTATGTAAGCCAGGTTCAGTGACTCCACACACCAAGTTTGAATCAGAAGTGTACGTATTGTCTAAAGAAGAAGGCGGTCGTCATACTCCATTCTTCAAAGGCTATCGTCCACAGTTCTACTTCCGTACTACTGACGTAACTGGTGCAGTAGAATTGCCGGAAGGTGTAGAAATGGTAATGCCAGGCGACAACATCAAGATGGTTGTTACCTTGATTCACCCAATCGCGATGGAAGACGGTTTGCGTTTTGCTATCCGTGAAGGTGGTCGTACTGTTGGTGCTGGCGTAGTTGCCAAGATCATTCAGTAA
- the rpsJ gene encoding 30S ribosomal protein S10, producing MQNQRIRIRLKAFDHKLIDASTQEIVETAKRTGAQVRGPIPLPTRKERFTVLISPHVNKDARDQYEIRTHKRLLDIVEPTEKTVDALMKLDLAAGVEVQISLG from the coding sequence ATGCAGAATCAACGCATTAGAATTCGCCTGAAGGCTTTTGATCACAAGCTTATTGACGCCTCTACACAAGAGATCGTTGAGACAGCAAAGCGTACAGGTGCTCAAGTGCGCGGTCCGATTCCGCTGCCGACTCGTAAAGAGCGCTTCACTGTATTGATTTCTCCGCACGTTAATAAAGACGCGCGTGATCAATACGAGATCCGTACACATAAGCGTTTGCTGGATATTGTTGAGCCTACTGAAAAAACCGTTGATGCACTTATGAAGCTGGATCTGGCTGCTGGTGTTGAGGTTCAAATTAGTCTCGGCTAA
- the rplC gene encoding 50S ribosomal protein L3, with protein MTIGIVGRKSGMTRVFTDDGVSIPVSVIEVEPNRITQVKSVDTDGYSAVQVTIGTRRASRVTKSEAGHFAKANVEAGRGVWELRNEAQEAFEVGATITVDVFSAGQMIDVTGTSKGKGFAGGIKRWNFGMQDATHGNSRSHRVLGSIGQCQSPGRVFKGKKMAGHLGAERVTVQNLEIVRVDAERNLLLVKGAIPGAPGGDVIVRPAVKARTNG; from the coding sequence ATGACGATTGGTATTGTCGGCCGCAAAAGCGGTATGACTCGTGTATTTACCGATGATGGTGTTTCCATTCCTGTTTCTGTGATTGAGGTTGAACCTAATCGCATCACTCAGGTTAAAAGCGTAGATACTGATGGCTATTCTGCTGTGCAGGTTACCATTGGTACTCGTCGCGCCTCCCGTGTTACCAAATCCGAAGCCGGTCACTTCGCCAAAGCTAATGTTGAGGCGGGTCGTGGTGTTTGGGAATTGCGTAACGAAGCTCAAGAAGCTTTCGAAGTTGGTGCAACAATCACTGTGGATGTTTTCTCTGCAGGTCAAATGATTGATGTTACCGGCACATCTAAAGGTAAAGGTTTTGCTGGCGGTATTAAGCGCTGGAATTTCGGTATGCAAGATGCGACTCACGGTAACTCCCGTTCGCACCGTGTACTGGGTTCTATTGGCCAGTGTCAATCTCCAGGTCGCGTATTCAAAGGCAAGAAAATGGCTGGTCACTTGGGTGCTGAGCGTGTAACCGTTCAAAACCTCGAGATAGTCCGTGTCGATGCTGAACGCAATCTGCTTCTTGTTAAGGGTGCTATTCCTGGTGCTCCAGGTGGCGACGTTATTGTGCGTCCTGCTGTTAAAGCGCGCACTAACGGTTAA
- the rplD gene encoding 50S ribosomal protein L4 yields the protein MELNIVSPGGAQGTVSVSEVAFGREFNQDLVHQAVVAYMAGARQGTKAQKTRAEVSGGGKKPWRQKGTGRARAGTIRSPIWRGGGATFAAKPRNFEQKLNKKMYRAALQCILSELNRQNRLIVVESFDVDAPKTKALVQKLAQFDLTDALIVTEEMSENLFLASRNLYKVGVIDVQGVDPVSLIGFDKVVVTVPALKKFEEILG from the coding sequence ATGGAATTAAATATTGTTAGTCCCGGTGGTGCCCAAGGTACAGTTTCTGTATCTGAGGTTGCCTTCGGTAGAGAGTTTAATCAAGATCTGGTTCATCAAGCTGTTGTTGCCTATATGGCTGGTGCTCGCCAAGGCACTAAAGCACAGAAAACTCGTGCAGAAGTTTCTGGCGGCGGCAAGAAGCCATGGCGTCAAAAGGGTACCGGTCGCGCTCGTGCTGGTACCATCCGCAGCCCAATTTGGCGTGGTGGTGGTGCAACTTTTGCGGCTAAGCCTCGCAATTTTGAACAAAAACTTAACAAGAAAATGTATCGTGCTGCACTGCAGTGCATTCTGTCTGAGTTAAATCGTCAGAATCGTTTGATTGTTGTAGAAAGTTTTGATGTTGATGCACCTAAGACCAAAGCACTTGTGCAAAAGTTGGCTCAATTTGACTTGACTGATGCGCTGATCGTGACTGAAGAGATGAGCGAGAATCTGTTCCTTGCATCGCGCAACTTGTACAAAGTTGGCGTTATCGATGTTCAGGGTGTGGATCCCGTAAGTCTGATCGGTTTCGACAAAGTAGTTGTAACTGTGCCTGCTCTGAAAAAATTTGAGGAGATCCTGGGATGA
- the rplW gene encoding 50S ribosomal protein L23: MNQERIYKVLLGPVVSEKSAAAGETGNQVVFKVLADANKVEIKAAVQALFNAKVESVRVLNVKGKTKRTRYGIGKRSDWKKAYVRLEQGQEIDFAVAE, encoded by the coding sequence ATGAACCAAGAACGCATTTATAAAGTGTTGCTAGGTCCTGTGGTGTCTGAGAAGTCAGCTGCAGCTGGTGAAACTGGTAATCAAGTCGTTTTCAAAGTATTGGCTGATGCCAATAAAGTGGAAATTAAAGCCGCAGTTCAGGCGCTGTTCAATGCAAAAGTTGAATCAGTTCGCGTACTGAATGTTAAGGGCAAAACCAAGCGTACACGCTACGGAATCGGCAAGAGAAGCGATTGGAAAAAAGCGTATGTACGTCTTGAGCAAGGTCAAGAAATCGACTTTGCGGTAGCTGAGTAA